The Pseudomonas sp. FP2309 genomic sequence CGCGGCGTCGATGCCTTCCACGTCGAACGTCGGGTCGGCTTCGGCGTAGCCCAGGGCCTGGGCTTCGGCCAATACGTCTTCGAAGGTACGGCCCTTTTCGCGCATTTCGGTGAGGATGAAGTTACCGGTGCCGTTAATGATGCCGGCCACCCAGTTGATGCGGTTGGCGGACAAGCCTTCACGTATCGCCTTGATCACCGGGATGCCGCCGGCCACGGCCGCTTCGAACGCCACGATCACGCCCTTTTCGCGGGCTCTGGCGAAAATCTCGTTGCCGTGAACGGCGATCAGCGCCTTGTTGGCGGTGACCACATGCTTGCCGTTCTCAATGGCCTTGAGCACCAGCTCGCGGGCCACGGTGTAGCCGCCGACCAGCTCGATGACTATGTCGATCTCAGGGTTGGTGGCCACGGCGAAGACATCGTTGGTAATCGCAATACCGGTCGTTTGGAACTGAGGCTTTGGCGAACGCGTGGCAATTTGCGCCACTTCAATCCCGCGCCCTGCACGGCGGGAAATTTCTTCAGCGTTACGCTGAAGTACGTTGAAGGTGCCGCCACCGACGGTCCCTAACCCACAGATGCCTACTTTGACCGGTTTCACTGAAGAACTCCCCATGAAACGGCCGACGCTAGGTCGGCCGTGGAAAACAGCCGCACGACTGCGGCTCTCAATTAATGACCCACAGGCTTAGCAGCAGGCCATGATCGTCAAAGGTTCGACGATGCTGGTTTATTTGGCACTCAGCGCCAGTTTGGCAACTTGTGGTGCCGGCTGGTAGCCCGGAATCACCTGACCGTCAGCCAAAACGATGGCCGGCGTACCGTTCACACCAATGGACTGGCCCAGGGCGAACTGCTTGGAGACCGGGTTGGCGCACTTGGCGGCCTTGATTTCCTTGCCGTCGACCATCTTGTCCATGGCCGCTTTTTTGTCGGCCGAGCACCAGACCGCCTGCAACTGCTCGTCACCCGGTGAACCCAGGCCCTGGCGCGGGAACGCGACATAGCGTACTTCCACGCCGAGCTTGTTCAATGCAGGCACTTCGGCATGCAGTTTATGGCAGTACGGGCAGGTGGTATCGGTGAATACGGTGATGTGGGTCTTGGTCTCGCCGATAGCCGGGTAAACCACAGTTTCAGCCACCGGGATGCCATTGATCAGCTTGGACACGCCCAGGCGCTCGGCTTTTTCGGTGAGGTTGACCGGTTTGCCATCCTTCAACTGGAACAGGTAGCCCTGGACGATGTACTGGCCATCGGCACTGGCATACAGCACGCGACTGCCCTTGAGCTTGACTTCGTACAGGCCGGCCATCGGGCTGGCGCTGATGCTCTCGATCGGGGTGTCGAGCTGCAGGTTGGCCAGGCTCTTGCGAATGGTCTGCTCGGCAGCGTCATCGGCGACGGCAAAGGTGGAAACCAACGCAATGGCTGCGGCGGCAATAATCTGGGTCAAGCGCATGGGAACTCCTGAAGGCAGATGAGGGGACGGGAAGGAACACCGCTGCCTGTGCAGACACGGGTCGGGACCGTCACCTTTGCTAACCGGCAAAGCCTACCACAGTTGGGCCGCAGGGCAGCCCGTGGCGGCAGAAATTGGCGGTTTTCAGCCGCGAGGGTGGTGCTTGGCGTGCATTTCCTGCAAGCGTGCACGCGCCACGTGCGTGTAGATCTGAGTGGTGGATAAGTCACTGTGGCCGAGCAGCATTTGCACCACACGCAAATCGGCGCCGTGGTTGAGCAAATGGGTAGCGAACGCATGACGCAACGTGTGGGGCGACAGCGTCTTGCCGATCCCGGCGACCTTGGCCTGGTGTTTGATGCGATGCCAGAACGTCTGGCGGGTCATCTGCTCGCCGCGCTGGCTGGGAAACAGCACGTCGCTGGGGCGCCCGCCGAGCAATTCGCCACGGGCATCACGCATATAGCGATCGATCCACACGATGGCCTCCTCACCCATCGGCACCAGCCGCTCCTTGCTGCCTTTGCCCATCACCCGCAGCACGCCCTGACGCAGATTGACTTGTTCCAGGGTCAGGCTGATCAGCTCGGTCACCCGCAGGCCACAGGCGTACAGCACCTCCAGCATCGCGCGGTCACGCTGGCCGATGGCTTCGCTGAGGTCGGGGGCCGCGAGCAAGGCCTCGACATCGGCTTCCGACAAGGATTTGGGTAAGGGCCTGCCCAGTTGCGGCATGTCGATTTGCAGGGTGGGATCGACGCCGATCAACTTTTCCCGCAGCAGGTAGCGATAAAAGCCCCGCACGCCGGACAGAAATCGCGCCGTGGAGCGCGGCTTGTAGTTCTGCTCCAGACGCCAGGCCAGGTGATCGAGGATCAGCTCGCGGCCCGCGTTGATCAGCTCCAGGTTTTTCTCTTGTAGCCAGCCGTTGAAAAGCGCGAGGTCGCTGCGGTAGGCCTGGCGGGTGTTGTCTGACAGTCCTTTTTCCAGCCAAAGGGCGTCGAGGAAGCGGTCGATCAGGGGATGGTCAATGGCGGGCATGGGGGCTCAGGCTGATGACGGTGATGTCCGGTAGATCCTATCGCAGGCAAGCCAGCTCCCACACGGATTTGTGTCGCGCGTAAGATCGTTTCCACGCTCTGCATGGGAATGCCGTCTTGGACGCTCTGCGTCCGCTCTTGAAGTCGTGACGCAGAGCGTCACAGGATGCGTTCCCACGCGGAGCGTGGGAGCGATCAAATCCCAGGCACAAAAAAGCAGCCCGCAGGCTGCTTTTTTCTGCATCGGAACGCTGGACTTAAGCCAGTTTTTCCTTGATGCGAGCTGCTTTACCGGACAGGTCACGCAGGTAGTACAGCTTGGCTTTACGTACGTCACCGCGACGCTTAACGGCCATGCTGTCGATTTGCGGGCTGTAGGTCTGGAAAGTACGCTCTACGCCAACACCGTTGGAGATTTTACGAACAGTGAAAGCACTGTTCACACCACGGTTACGCTTGGCGATTACCACGCCTTCGAACGCTTGCAGACGCGAACGGTCGCCTTCCTTTACTTTCACTTGAACGACAATAGTGTCGCCTGGGGCAAAGGTAGGGATCTCTTTGGTCATCTGCTCTGCTTCGAGTGCAAGGATGATTTTGTTAGTCATGCTGTGCTCCTAAGGTAAGTCAATGGACCTACCATCGATACGTTGTTAACTATCGTCCCGCGCGAGGATGTATTCCTCGAGCAGCTTCTTCTCTTCTCCAGAAAGCGAGCGGCTTTCCAGAAGATCGGCGCGTCGTTCATAGGTCCGACCAAGGGACTGCTGTAAACGCCAACGCCGGATGTGTGCGTGATTGCCACTTAGCAATACGTCGGGAACACGCTGATCCGCATACACCTCCGGTCGGGTGTAGTGCGGGCAATCCAGCAAACCATCCGTGAAGGAATCTTCCTCCGCGGAGTCCGCATGCCCTAAAGCTCCAGGCAGCAGTCGTGTAACCGCATCTATCAGGACCATCGCCGGCAGCTCGCCGCCAGACAGGACATAGTCCCCAATCGACCACTCTTCATCGACATGAGCATCAATAAAACGCTCGTCAATGCCTTCATAGCGACCGGCAATCAGGATTAATGCTTCCTCATTCGCCAGTTCGCGTACCGCAGCCTGTTTCAGCTGACGGCCTTGAGGGGACAGGTAAAT encodes the following:
- the trmD gene encoding tRNA (guanosine(37)-N1)-methyltransferase TrmD, with protein sequence MGCGLLSVANLRIEVISLFPEMFSAISEYGITSRAVKQGLLQLTCWNPRDYTTDRHHTVDDRPFGGGPGMVMKIKPLEGALAQARAAAGEKAKVIYLSPQGRQLKQAAVRELANEEALILIAGRYEGIDERFIDAHVDEEWSIGDYVLSGGELPAMVLIDAVTRLLPGALGHADSAEEDSFTDGLLDCPHYTRPEVYADQRVPDVLLSGNHAHIRRWRLQQSLGRTYERRADLLESRSLSGEEKKLLEEYILARDDS
- a CDS encoding thioredoxin fold domain-containing protein; this encodes MRLTQIIAAAAIALVSTFAVADDAAEQTIRKSLANLQLDTPIESISASPMAGLYEVKLKGSRVLYASADGQYIVQGYLFQLKDGKPVNLTEKAERLGVSKLINGIPVAETVVYPAIGETKTHITVFTDTTCPYCHKLHAEVPALNKLGVEVRYVAFPRQGLGSPGDEQLQAVWCSADKKAAMDKMVDGKEIKAAKCANPVSKQFALGQSIGVNGTPAIVLADGQVIPGYQPAPQVAKLALSAK
- the rplS gene encoding 50S ribosomal protein L19; its protein translation is MTNKIILALEAEQMTKEIPTFAPGDTIVVQVKVKEGDRSRLQAFEGVVIAKRNRGVNSAFTVRKISNGVGVERTFQTYSPQIDSMAVKRRGDVRKAKLYYLRDLSGKAARIKEKLA
- the xerD gene encoding site-specific tyrosine recombinase XerD, whose translation is MPAIDHPLIDRFLDALWLEKGLSDNTRQAYRSDLALFNGWLQEKNLELINAGRELILDHLAWRLEQNYKPRSTARFLSGVRGFYRYLLREKLIGVDPTLQIDMPQLGRPLPKSLSEADVEALLAAPDLSEAIGQRDRAMLEVLYACGLRVTELISLTLEQVNLRQGVLRVMGKGSKERLVPMGEEAIVWIDRYMRDARGELLGGRPSDVLFPSQRGEQMTRQTFWHRIKHQAKVAGIGKTLSPHTLRHAFATHLLNHGADLRVVQMLLGHSDLSTTQIYTHVARARLQEMHAKHHPRG